Genomic window (Muntiacus reevesi chromosome X, mMunRee1.1, whole genome shotgun sequence):
TGGGTTAGGTCAGACCACGTGACCCAGTTCTAGCCAGTGAGACATAGAAGGAAGCCAGCTGGGGTAGGGGCTTCTGGAGAAGGTTTTATAACCAGATTGAAGACAAGAGAGACACATGAGGGAAAACTGCACCCCTTACTAAccagcttctttcttttctgcattttcaCAACCCTGCATAGTTGGGTGAGGAAGTGATGCTTCTTGTTGAGGCTACCATCTTGTGACAGTGGGAAGATAATTTGATGAAGGAAAGCCAAGAAGATGGAAAAGATGGAATGGGCCTGGCTCCTTGGTGACTTGGTTTGTTGCTACAATTCCCACCCAGACCTGAAAAAAAGTACACTGGCCCCCAACCCTGCCAAATCCTGGCTATCAGGTCTGGAGCATCCAGAAGTCACTCAGGTTAATTCACTGCTGAGCCGGGGGCATGCTGCAGTGTCCCAGGTGAAGGACAGCCATGGGGAAGATGGCCCTAGCTAGAGTCACAGGCTCTCCTGTGTAGCTGCTGTTGGCAGTGTTCAGGgatattttattggttttttcAGTATTAGTAATAAAGCTAAATGTGGTTCTCACCCTAGACTAGCCACTAAACCTGGCTGCGGTGGTGCTAAAGGTGTGCCAGGAGATAGTAAGGGGGGGGGCACAGATGAGGGTGTGTTATAATGGAGAGATTCTGAGCTCTGGAGTCTAACACCACTGCTGCCTGACCTTCAGCAGCCCAGGTgcgactttgggcaagttatttgatTTATCAGAGTCTTtgatttctcatctataaaactggTAATATGCCATGATGAAAGAAATGCTCACATATGGAGGTATGGGGAAGTCTTTCTGGTTTACACATGATTTAACTAAAATGTGATGCTAACTAAAACAGCCTGTTTGTGGCCTATCAAACATACACTGTTCATCtactttattaataaaaaggGCATAGAAGTAAAATATtgtccatgttaaaaataaaaattaaatgtctcCCTTCCTGGGACACCAATGCTGGTGCTCCTTCCATGATAAGACTCACTTCCCAGGGGCTGAGGCCATACTGACTGTGTAGGtgctgatttttttaaacctggACAGAATGGATTCCTGACTTGCTTAGTGTTCTTTGTTCTGACAAAATATAAAACTGGGCTGAAAACCATGTTTCTCTGGAGAAGTTCCTCAGTCATCCGTCTTCCTGTCTTCGGGGCTATAGTCTTCAGTCTGgctcaaataaaatgttttctattcCTATTATAGATTGTTTATTATTTTCGTTGGCAGTCATGACAATGATATAGCCACTATGCCTAACTCAATGCATTGGTACCTAAGGATCCATCCCCTTCCCGTCCATAGAATGCAATGTGACAGACTTTTGGAAACTCATCAGTTGGCCAATAACATTATCCTTCTAGGAACCAGGAATACAAGCATTTTAATAAATCCACTGATTGGTGGTGACATAGTACATGCCTGATAATTCCAGCAGAAAGGCCAGAGGAAGGGTTCAATCACCAGAGAATGAAAGAGCTTAAAGCTTGTTCCCAGATGTCTCTGCAAGCCTGCAAAGGAAGCCCCAATTGGCTCTTCCAAACTCCAGCACCAATGTCTGGCCCCATAGTCACTGCCACCCACACAGACTCTAACCTGCTAGAGGATGAAGACTTGTGGCCTCGAATCCTCCTCTCAGTTCACTTTCTTACCTCACCCCAGTCAGTGCTACATgttagtaaaaatgaaaaaaaataacagtcaAAGTTTCTGGGAGACTGTCAGCTCTTAAAGCCATAAAACACTGCAGCAATTTGTCCTCAAGAGACGGCCCCTCAGACCTGTGAAGGAGGGTTGGGAACCATTATGTTATTTACATCTGTAAACACAGGATTAGCAGATGAAAGGATGTTTTTGTTAAAAAGTGATAAGTTCCAAGTCACCCGATGCCTTTTACCTTCACTCTGCTTAGGAAAGAACACAGACTTCCTATGCAATTACAGAAACTAAGAAAATCACTTGATCACTGGGAGAAAAGTCAGCTTCCAAAATCACTCTGTCACTCTGGCTCTATTAACAGCAACAAAATTCATCTTCATTAACATCTTCAACTTTGTCCTCAGAGCTTCATCCCAGAGGAATACTGAATTACACTGTAAACTAATGAATGGAAACTTAAGTCACTTCCGCCCAGCCCGCACTGCTTTTCCTCCTCTGGACTGCACCCTTCCAACTCATACAAAGTTTGGGGAATCACATTTCTATTCCACTCACTAGACTCCTGAGGTCAGCATCATGCACAACAAACTTCCCTAGGCCCAACTAACAGGCCATAGGCTGACCCAGACACTGAACACATTTTGAGATCATTTAAGTCCCATTTTGGCATCTTAGGATAGCTTTGGATATATGATTTACAcagaaagaaccaaaaaaaaaaaaaaaaaaaacaatggggaGGGGATATCTTTTCACAAAGATCCTTCTGCAGTCACAGCCAAAGATGTTAATGTCCATCCAAGGTTCCATCTCTCAAGGAGATGGGGCAGAGTTGGGGAAGCCCAGCCCAGAGGTTCTGTCTGCATTAGAGGAAGCAGACCAGGCAGCTTTTGTGAGCTGATGTGAACGGGATATGGTCAAATATCCTGTGGACTCCAGCaattgggggcgggggtggggggagtcacCAGGGGAAATCAAAGTCCATTCCCGGCCAATATACCAGagcctgagacacacacacacacacacacacacacacacacacacacacacacacacacacacacacctgtcacAAGAGagcctgagacacacacacacacacacacacacacacacctgtcacAAGAGagcctgagacacacacacacacacacacacacacacacacacctgtcacAAGAGagcctgagacacacacacacacacacacacacacacacacacacacctgtcacAAGAGAGGCCTGATTACACCTATCTGCTTGGTAAATCCGAAGGAAAGACTCGGAGTCTGCAAgtcagagaggcagaggcagagaagaaATATGAAACGGATTAGGGGCAGATAGGATAACAGTGAACAACTTTCCCTCAAATcctgctttttggtttttttctctgTGCCTGCAAACACTGCTTCAAAAGGTTTCCCCATAGGACAGAGTGGCCTCAAGATGAAATGATAATGGTCCTAGAAATGGTTCACGAAATCCTATACATTTCATGTCAATTTCCAATCTCGAGCTTCACTGTGACTTTCAAACCTTCTCTACTCCTCTCAGatcccctcctcctttccccactCCCTCATTCTCAACAGACCATACTACCTCTTACTTCAGAGAGGAAACAGAGTGCGGAGGCTTGGGTCCCACCTCAGCTATTAACCTCTACCTTCTCAGGGTCTTCCTGTGAGAAGGCAGGTGTCTATTCTAGAGATCAGATGACGCTACCAAACGCTCCCAGCTGGGCTTACCCCACTGCTCAGATCTATTTTCAGCCGCTGAGATCCATCTGAGACGGCATCCCTCCCCTCTCGCTGCAGGCTGATCCTAGCTCCCAGAAGAACCTTTCCTGCCCCTTCTCTGCCCGGGGGCCACCTTACCCGGATTCGTCCCGGGGTGGCCGGCTACGTGGCATCGTCCTCCTCGGGCTCCAGCTGTGTCTCCTCATCCTCAGGCGGCTCGACATCGACGTCTTCCCCGCTACGAGGGTAAGCCAGCAGGCGCATGGCTGGGGCGCAGGCGGCCTCCACCTGGTGCACCTGCTCTCGGCTCAGGCGCTCGCGCCAGGCGTGCACGGCCTCGCGGGCATCGCGCGCCGACAGGTGGAAGGGCCGGTCGGCGCCATAGGCAGCGCCGCGCGTCATGTTGAGCGCGAAGGCGTCGAGGGCTGCAAGCGCGCGGAGCCCGGCAAAGCGTTGCAAGCGGCGAAGCTGGGCGCGCGGCTGCCGCACCAGGTCCTCGTAGCGCAGCCTCAGGTAGCGGCGCCGCAGCCAGGTGGGAGCGCCGCGCGCGAACAGCAAATCGCGCATCCAGGCTTCGCAGATCACCTCAAGCGCACCGGTCAGGAAGAAGTCGGCACGCGGCGCAGCTGGCAGCGCGTGGGACGCTCCCCCGGGGCGAGCTCCCACGCCGTGCGCCAGCAGCACTCGGTGGAAGCGGTCGCCCCTTTGACGGGTGCGCAGCACCTGGATGCTCTCGCGCAGCAGCCCCTGCCGGGACTTGAGACGCGAGTTGTGGACAGCTCGCGGGTCGCGGAAAAGCTGCACCACCTTCAGGTTGAGGCCTGGGTCGCGCAGAAGGGGCACCAGCACGCCCAGGTCGAGAAGGCGCACGTCCTTGATGACCACCACCGGATACTTGCGGCATTCGGCCTCCAGGGCTCGGAGAGCCACGGGTGGGCAGCTGCGCTCGCAGGCGGCGTCCTCTACAAGGCCGACCTCGGCGCGGGCCCGGGGTGCGCCAGGGCACAGCGGCGGCGAGCAGATGACCTTGTTGGTCCGCCAGCGAAAGAGGGAGGCCGTGGTGAGATTGGCCGCGTCCGGGGGGCGCGCAGCGGGGTCACCGGGCGGCGCGTACAGCTGCAGGACTGAGAAGTCACAGCGGAAGAGTGAGCGCAGCATGTCGCGGAGTGCGCCCTGCAGACTCTCGGCGTCGCCCGGATACAGCGCCTGCCACAGATGCCACATGGGCTCGTACAAGTAGAAAACGTCCGGGTGCTGGTTAAAGAGCTCGCCCAGGAACGATGAGCCGGTGCGCCAGGTGGCATGCACGTAGATGTGCTGCTTTTCGCGAGACGCGGCCTCCCCGACGGCGCTGTTGAGGTTGCCCGGGGATCTAGGGGACCCGCCAGCGCCCCCCTCCGCAGCTGGCCGCGCCTCCGCGCCCTCTTCGCGctcgcccgccgccgccgcctcca
Coding sequences:
- the CHST7 gene encoding carbohydrate sulfotransferase 7, with the translated sequence MKGRRRRRREYCKFALLLVLYTLVLLLIPSVLDGGRDGDKGARHCPGLQRSLGVWSLEAAAAGEREEGAEARPAAEGGAGGSPRSPGNLNSAVGEAASREKQHIYVHATWRTGSSFLGELFNQHPDVFYLYEPMWHLWQALYPGDAESLQGALRDMLRSLFRCDFSVLQLYAPPGDPAARPPDAANLTTASLFRWRTNKVICSPPLCPGAPRARAEVGLVEDAACERSCPPVALRALEAECRKYPVVVIKDVRLLDLGVLVPLLRDPGLNLKVVQLFRDPRAVHNSRLKSRQGLLRESIQVLRTRQRGDRFHRVLLAHGVGARPGGASHALPAAPRADFFLTGALEVICEAWMRDLLFARGAPTWLRRRYLRLRYEDLVRQPRAQLRRLQRFAGLRALAALDAFALNMTRGAAYGADRPFHLSARDAREAVHAWRERLSREQVHQVEAACAPAMRLLAYPRSGEDVDVEPPEDEETQLEPEEDDAT